Proteins encoded within one genomic window of Columba livia isolate bColLiv1 breed racing homer chromosome 1, bColLiv1.pat.W.v2, whole genome shotgun sequence:
- the RNF149 gene encoding E3 ubiquitin-protein ligase RNF149 produces the protein MVRRARLALVAAALVALGAPVCQGARALEWYTAWVSTVYVEPLSNRTVQGSTESGRYGDNSPKESAQGLVGIPRGASPRHMEGCAADTDYDVPLPPGGRGLPEGDPPPWIALVARGGCTFKDKVTNAARKRAAAVVIYNEARFGNSTVSMFHLGTGNTVVIMVGYPKGIEILEPVRRGIPVKMTIVVGTRHVQEYISGQSVVFVAIAFITVMIISLAWLIFYYIQRFLYTGSQFGNQGHRKETEKAISQLQLHTVKHGEKGLDVDVENCAVCIENYKLKDTVRILPCKHVFHRTCIDPWLLDHRTCPMCKLDVIKALGYWGDPEDVLEVPIPESISGSVSVGSLSIALQDDDRNEVSELSASSTNESVLQCTSLKEDAGETTALLDVDVSSNRHGEHLSNGSSH, from the exons ATGGTGCGTCGCGCCCGGCTGGCGCTGGTGGCGGCGGCGCTGGTGGCGCTGGGGGCGCCGGTGTGTCAGGGCGCACGGGCCCTGGAGTGGTACACGGCGTGGGTGAGCACGGTCTACGTGGAGCCGCTCAGCAACCGCACGGTGCAGGGCAGCACGGAGAGCGGCCGCTACGGGGACAACTCGCCCAAGGAGAGCGCCCAGGGCCTGGTGGGCATCCCCCGCGGCGCGTCGCCTCGCCACATGGAGGGCTGCGCCGCCGACACCGACTACGACGTGCCGCTGCCGCCCGGCGGCCGCGGGCTCCCCGAGGGTGATCCCCCGCCATGGATCGCCTTGGTGGCCCGCGGAGGCTGCACCTTCAAGGACAAGGTCACCAACGCGGCGCGGAAGCGGGCGGCCGCCGTGGTCATCTACAACGAGGCCCGCTTCGGCAACAGCACCGTCTCCATGTTCCACCTGG GAACAGGAAATACAGTGGTGATAATGGTTGGCTATCCAAAAGGAATAGAGATATTGGAGCCAGTACGAAGAGGGATTCCCGTAAAAATGACTATTGTTGTTGGCACGCGACACGTGCAGGAATATATTAGCGGTCAGTCGGTTGTGTTTGTAGCCATCGCCTTCATCACCGTGATGATTATATCACTCGCTTGGCTCATATTTTACTATATACAACGTTTCCTGTACACGGGGTCACAGTTTGGAAACCAG GGACATaggaaagaaactgagaaagcGATCAGCCAGCTTCAGCTGCATACTGTGAAACATGGAGAAAAG GGTTTAGATGTTGATGTGGAAAACTGTGCTGTGTGCATTGAGAACTATAAACTGAAAGACACTGTCCGAATTCTGCCATGCAA gcACGTCTTCCATAGAACATGCATTGACCCTTGGCTTTTGGACCACCGAACTTGTCCAATGTGTAAACTAGATGTTATCAAAGCTTTGGGATACTGG gGGGACCCTGAAGATGTACTTGAAGTTCCAATACCTGAATCAATAAGTGGCAGCGTTTCAGTCGGAAGTCTGAGTATTGCTTTACAAGATGATGACAGAAATGAAGTAAGCGAATTGTCGGCTTCCTCCACTAATGAATCTGTATTGCAATGTACGAGCTTAAAAGAGGACGCAGGTGAAACCACAGCATTACTTG ATGTGGATGTCAGTAGTAACCGGCATGGAGAACATCTATCTAATGGAAGTTCCCACTGA